From a region of the Mercurialis annua linkage group LG1-X, ddMerAnnu1.2, whole genome shotgun sequence genome:
- the LOC126674584 gene encoding dolichyl-diphosphooligosaccharide--protein glycosyltransferase subunit 4A — translation MFDDQDLGFFANFLGIFIFVLVIAYHFVMADPKYEGN, via the coding sequence ATGTTTGATGATCAAGACCTGGGTTTCTTCGCCAATTTTCTTGGCATCTTTATCTTTGTACTGGTAATAGCTTATCATTTTGTTATGGCTGATCCTAAATACGAAGGCAATTAG
- the LOC126674573 gene encoding uncharacterized protein LOC126674573 has protein sequence MMKGFWLERLGSAMRTIIACTIIGWTTLYGPKPMNHFLAYPAFSYLTTILIVSDATLGDSLRGICFAFYATIQVMILSILTLWLIGPAKFNSGLAAVAVAATSFAVALPKSTPLLAKRIAFGQIVIVYVGTVNYGAGTGIVMHPLHVASSTALGAFAAVLAMLLPFPKLAYFQVRKASRLYVENASERLNLLIDAFTAQDNEAASDSISIAKFLATKGIKHLQKIKDAEGCIVWEKPKLGFLKSNCTEPRVVFQDQEMMIKGMEIALTSSHVFPVYLINEELREALMSMKGKISLNLKLAKCLVPFNATTVSERKEIIDKLLSATRNIATTHEELPAFFFLYCVQLLHGELAIVRHPESINTRNISCECIKDEEKGNLRRTWTGMILKLIWKRWTFAIKCSLSLGFAVLFGLIFNKENGYWSGLTIAISFVTGRQATFTLANARAQATAMGSVYGILCSFILQKNLDFRVVFLLPWIIFTSFLRHSRMYGQAGGISAVIGALLILGRKNYSSPSEFAIARITEACIGLICFVMVEILFQPARAATLAKTQLTCCLKALQYCIRDIVHFAGSKSMCTSVPPALRGKLKKLKFHISRMEKFFAEAALEPNFWFLPFQTSSYEKLLRSLQKMQDLLLYAADTVEILSELAEKLELNWKELGEHLKDDLDHFQAKAYTSLRCPQEVIYFKSLAVLENKWQKKTMTQDIESGKQQNRDASRNQGPDEDEVSKVVSSLLINSTQVVTRINASEGEQKHKSQMILCLSGFQFCISNLLKETTEVEKELKELLIMENPKMHIHLYEISSKITAMRTK, from the exons ATGATGAAGGGGTTCTGGCTTGAGCGCTTAGGTTCAGCCATGAGGACTATAATAGCCTGCACCATTATTGGATGGACCACCCTCTATGGTCCAAAACCAATGAACCATTTCCTAGCATACCCAGCTTTTTCTTATTTAACAACAATCCTAATTGTTTCTGATGCCACACTTGGTGACTCTCTTAGAGGTATTTGCTTTGCTTTTTATGCTACCATTCAAGTAATGATCCTTTCAATTCTCACCTTATGGCTGATCGGACCGGCCAAGTTCAACAGTGGTCTCGCTGCCGTCGCGGTGGCTGCAACATCCTTTGCGGTGGCGTTGCCGAAGTCGACACCATTGTTAGCTAAAAGGATTGCATTTGGTCAAATTGTGATAGTGTATGTAGGAACAGTTAATTATGGTGCAGGAACTGGAATAGTTATGCACCCACTTCATGTGGCTTCAAGTACTGCCTTGGGGGCTTTTGCTGCTGTTTTGGCTATGCTGCTTCCATTTCCTAAACTAGCTTATTTTCAG GTCAGAAAAGCAAGCAGATTATATGTTGAGAATGCTTCAGAAAGATTAAATCTCTTGATAGACGCTTTCACTGCCCAAGACAACGAAGCTGCAAGTGACTCGATTTCTATAGCAAAGTTCTTAGCCACAAAAGGAATCAAGCATCTTCAAAAGATTAAAGATGCTGAA GGATGTATTGTCTGGGAGAAGCCTAAGCTCGGGTTCTTGAAATCTAACTGCACGGAACCAAGAGTAGTTTTTCAAGATCAAGAAATGATGATAAAAGGGATGGAAATAGCTCTGACTTCTTCGCATGTGTTTCCTGTCTACTTGATCAATGAGGAGCTTAGAGAAGCATTAATGAGTATGAAAGGTAAAATCAGCCTAAACCTAAAGCTAGCAAAATGTTTGGTGCCTTTTAATGCTACAACAGTTTCAGAAAGAAAGGAAATTATAGACAAACTCCTCTCAGCTACCAGGAATATCGCCACAACCCACGAGGAACTGCCAGCATTTTTCTTCTTGTATTGTGTACAACTTCTTCACGGGGAATTGGCAATAGTTCGACATCCAGAATCTATCAATACACGGAACATAAGTTGTGAATGTataaaagatgaagaaaaggGTAATCTTAGAAGAACTTGGACTGGCATGATATTGAAACTAATCTGGAAAAGATGGACTTTCGCAATTAAGTGTTCACTTTCTTTGGGTTTTGCCGTACTATTTGGTCTGATATTCAACAAAGAAAATGGCTATTGGTCAGGATTAACCATTGCCATCAGCTTTGTAACAGGACGACAAGCTACATTTACATTAGCAAATGCTAGAGCACAAGCAACAGCTATGGGATCAGTATACGGAATCTTGTGTTCTTTcattcttcaaaaaaatttgGACTTCAGGGTTGTGTTCCTTCTCCCTTGGATCATTTTCACTAGCTTTCTAAGACATAGCAGAATGTATGGCCAAGCTGGTGGAATTTCAGCTGTCATAGGGGCATTATTAATCTTGGGAAGGAAAAATTACAGCTCTCCAAGTGAATTTGCAATTGCAAGAATCACAGAGGCCTGTATTGGCCTAATCTGCTTTGTCATGGTAGAGATTCTATTTCAACCAGCAAGAGCAGCTACTCTAGCAAAAACCCAACTTACTTGTTGTCTAAAAGCACTCCAATATTGCATTCGGGATATTGTTCATTTTGCAGGCAGCAAGAGCATGTGCACGTCAGTTCCTCCAGCTTTGCGAGGAAAGCTGAAGAAGCTGAAATTCCACATCAGCCGAATGGAGAAATTCTTCGCTGAGGCTGCATTAGAGCCTAATTTTTGGTTCTTGCCTTTTCAAACTTCAAGTTATGAAAAGCTCCTCAGATCTTTACAAAAGATGCAGGATCTCTTACTATATGCAGCAGACACTGTTGAAATTCTCTCAGAACTAGCAGAGAAGCTAGAGCTAAATTGGAAGGAGCTAGGAGAACATCTTAAAGATGATTTAGATCATTTTCAGGCAAAAGCTTACACTTCGCTAAGATGCCCTCAAGAGGTGATTTATTTCAAGTCCCTTGCAGTACTAGAAAACAAGTGGCAGAAGAAAACCATGACTCAAGACATTGAATCTGGAAAACAGCAAAATAGGGACGCATCTAGAAATCAGGGTCCAGATGAAGATGAAGTTTCAAAAGTTGTGAGTTCTCTACTCATAAATTCAACACAAGTAGTTACTAGGATCAATGCCTCCGAGGGTGAGCAAAAACATAAAAGTCAGATGATTCTTTGCTTAAGTGGCTTCCAGTTCTGCATCAGTAATTTGCTGAAAGAGACAACGGAAGTCGAGAAAGAGCTAAAAGAACTACTTATAATGGAGAATCCTAAAATGCATATTCATTTATATGAAATTTCAAGTAAAATAACTGCTATGCGTACAAAATAA